From the Flavobacteriales bacterium genome, the window TAAAAGCCATAACGTCCTTGCGGACGGATATAGCCCTTCAACGATCTTTACATCCTCAGGAACCAGCGGCCAAACCCCTTCTAGACACGGAGTCGTCGTCGAATCGATCTACCGCGAAAGCTACATGGCCGCCTTTCGATTGTTCTACGGAAACCCATCGGACTACGTCATCTTCGCTCTGCTACCGGCGTATCTCGAGCGTTCGGGAAGCTCGCTCGTTACCATGGCACAAGGCCTCATCGAGGAAAGCGAACACCCCGACTCGGGATTCTTTCTGAACGAATATTCCGCTTTGCGAGAACTCCTGATCAACCACCGCACATCGAACCGCAAGATCCTCCTACTCGGAGTCAGCTTCGCCCTCCTCGATTTGGCCGAACAGCACCCTGTACAACTACCACATAATGCGGTGGTGATGGAAACGGGCGGAATGAAAGGCCGGCGGCGCGAACTGATCCGTAGTGAACTGCATCAACGACTGTCGAAAGGCCTAGGCACTCAGAATATTCACAGCGAATACGGGATGACCGAACTACTTTCTCAGTCTTACGCCCTCTCGGGCGGAAAGTTTCATTGCCCGCCCTGGATGAACATCCAATTACGCGATACCGAAGACCCCCTTTCCACTGCTCCGCAAGGTAAAACGGGCGGAATCAACATCATGGACCTGGCCAACATCCATTCCTGTGCCTTCATTGCGACTCAAGACCTCGGGCGACAATTCCCCGATGGCAGCTTCGAAGTACTGGGGCGATTCGATGACGCCGAGATTCGAGGGTGCAACTTGATGGTGGCAAATTAGTTTTTAGTTCTCAGTGTTGAGTTCTTGGTTCCAACACTTTCTTCTCATAACTCGTATTTCCGCAGGGGAGCGAAAGTCGAATTACTCTTCAATAAATACCACCCGAGCGAAGCCCAATCTGCTATTAGTCAAGCGGAATTCCCGGTTTTGTTCAGTTAAGTGTGTCATTTCTTTCAAGGCCTAGTCGTTCAGCATGGGTCATAGCGAGGATTGATATTATTTTAGTCCATGACCGTGGTTTGCTCCATCGTTTGTTGGTATGTTGACTGACGAGGTAAAGCAACTCTTACAGGGCTCTTTCAGAGGGTTGGGCTCCTTTGGTTTTAGTTCCTTTCCTCATTCTTCGATTAAAACCTTCGATG encodes:
- a CDS encoding acyl transferase, with translation MDHIAFKNKVFLCASKLDREALALELFRWQAIHVRPYRDFLHYLHIDPAGVHDTSRIPYMPVKFFKSHNVLADGYSPSTIFTSSGTSGQTPSRHGVVVESIYRESYMAAFRLFYGNPSDYVIFALLPAYLERSGSSLVTMAQGLIEESEHPDSGFFLNEYSALRELLINHRTSNRKILLLGVSFALLDLAEQHPVQLPHNAVVMETGGMKGRRRELIRSELHQRLSKGLGTQNIHSEYGMTELLSQSYALSGGKFHCPPWMNIQLRDTEDPLSTAPQGKTGGINIMDLANIHSCAFIATQDLGRQFPDGSFEVLGRFDDAEIRGCNLMVAN